In one Notolabrus celidotus isolate fNotCel1 chromosome 1, fNotCel1.pri, whole genome shotgun sequence genomic region, the following are encoded:
- the uroc1 gene encoding urocanate hydratase gives MSSLKEVCSGLPLDPLPTNRGRDPNQPHAPIRTPNLTAEEERLALRNALRYFPPSHHPTLAPEFAQELRQYGHIYMYRFCPTMRMRAYPIDQYPCRTRQAASIMLMIMNNLDPAVAQFPQELVTYGGNGQVFSNWAQFCLVMHYLSEMTEEQTLVMYSGHPMGLFPSLPSSPRAIITNGMVIPNYSSKEQYEKMFALGVSMYGQMTAGSYCYIGPQGIVHGTLLTVLNAGRRYLGSSDMRGRVFVTSGLGGMSGAQAKAAVIAGCIGVIAEVDEAPLRKRHEQGWLMEVTSNIEHCIKRIREAKSSKTALSLGYHGNIVDLWERLMLEYENTGKLLVDLGSDQTSLHNPFNGGYYPVQLSVRQANQLMVTDPIRFRSMVQESLRRHIKAINQLSEAGMFFWDYGNAFLLEAQRAGAEVEKVGGGATEFRYPSYVQHIMGDIFSLGFGPFRWVCTSSDPQDLAATDNIAATVLEEISANVTDRIKQQYDDNIRWIREAGKHKMVVGSQARILYSDQKGRVSIALAINQAIADGRVSAPVVISRDHHDVSGTDSPFRETSNVYDGSAFCADMAVQNFVGDAFRGATWVALHNGGGVGWGEVMNGGFGLLLDGSEEAAKRARLMLNWDVSNGVARRCWSGNSNAYDTIQHTMEENRQLRVTMPFPVQDEHVLDRALQG, from the exons ATGTCTTCTTTAAAAGAGGTGTGCAGTGGTCTCCCCCTGGACCCGCTGCCCACTAACAGGGGGAGAGATCCCAATCAGCCACACGCACCCATCAGGACCCCCAACCTTACAGCAGAGGAGGAACGG TTGGCGCTGAGAAATGCCCTGCGTTATTTCCCCCCCTCCCACCACCCGACGCTTGCACCAGAATTTGCTCAAGAGCTGAGGCAGTACGGCCACATCTACATGTATCGCTTCTGCCCTACAATGCGCATGAG AGCCTACCCCATAGATCAGTACCCATGCCGCACACGTCAAGCAGCCTCCATCATGCTAATGATCATGAACAACCTGGACCCTGCTGTTGCTCAG TTCCCCCAGGAGCTAGTCACCTACGGAGGGAACGGACAGGTTTTCAGTAACTGGGCCCAG TTTTGCTTGGTGATGCATTATTTGAGTGAGATGACCGAGGAACAAACACTGGTGATGTATAGTGGTCATCCCATGGGCCTGTTCCCTAGCCTGCCCTCTTCACCTCGCGCTATCATCACCAACGGCATG GTCATTCCCAATTACTCCTCCAAAGAGCAGTATGAAAAGATGTTTGCTCTTGGCGTGTCCAT gtaTGGTCAAATGACAGCAGGCAGCTACTGCTATATTGGACCACAAGGGATTGTTCATGGCACTTTG CTGACTGTGTTGAATGCAGGCCGGAGATATCTAGGCTCAAGTGACATGAGGGGGCGCGTTTTTGTGACCTCTGGCCTGGGGGGTATGAGTGGAGCCCAGGCTAAAGCTGCCGTCATTGCAGGTTGTATTGGTGTAATCGCAGAG GTAGACGAGGCTCCGCTTAGAAAGAGACATGAGCAGGGCTGGCTGATGGAGGTCACAAGCAACATTGAGCACTGCATTAAACGCATCAG ggAGGCCAAAAGCTCCAAGACTGCCCTTAGTCTGGGTTACCATGGCAACATTGTAGACCTATG GGAGAGGCTGATGTTGGAGTATGAGAACACGGGAAAGCTGCTGGTGGATCTGGGTTCAGATCAGACCTCTCTACATAACCCATTTAATGGAGGATATTACCCAGTCCAGCTCAGCGTCCGCCAGGCCAATCAGCTCATGGTGACTGATCCCATTCGTTTTCGATCCATGGTCCAAGAAAG CCTTCGAAGACACATTAAGGCCATTAACCAGCTCTCAGAGGCTGGTATGTTCTTCTGGGACTATGGCAACGCATTTCTCCTGGAGGCCCAAAGAGCTG GAGCTGAGGTGGAAAAAGTAGGTGGAGGCGCCACAGAATTTCGCTACCCCTCTTATGTCCAGCATATAATGGG TGATATTTTCTCTTTGGGCTTTGGCCCATTTCGCTGGGTTTGCACATCCAGTGACCCTCAAGATCTTGCTGCAACAGACAACATTGCAGCCACTGTCCTGGAGGAAATAAGTGCCAATGTGACTGATCGCATCAAACAGCAGTATGATGACAACATTCGTTGGATCAGAGAGGCTGGAAAACACAAGATG GTAGTGGGATCCCAGGCAAGAATCCTCTACTCTGACCAGAAAGGAAGAGTCTCCATTGCTCTGGCTATAAACCAGGCAATCGCTGATGGAAGAGTCTCA GCTCCTGTGGTTATTAGCAGAGACCATCATGATGTTAGTGGTACAGACAGCCCCTTCAGAGAAACCTCCAATGTTTATGATGGATCTGCCTTCTGTGCAG ACATGGCTGTCCAGAACTTTGTTGGTGATGCATTCAGGGGTGCTACATGGGTCGCTCTGCACAATGGAGGTGGTGTCGGCTG GGGCGAGGTGATGAATGGAGGCTTTGGTTTGCTGTTGGATGGCTCAGAGGAGGCAGCAAAGCGAGCCAGACTGATGCTCAACTGGGACGTCTCCAATGGG GTGGCCCGTCGCTGCTGGTCTGGGAACTCCAATGCCTACGACACCATCCAGCACACCATGGAGGAGAACAGGCAGCTGCGGGTCACAATGCCATTTCCTGTTCAGGATGAGCATGTGCTGGACCGTGCCCTGCAGGGCTAA